Proteins encoded together in one Kitasatospora albolonga window:
- a CDS encoding endonuclease, with product MAVRADGGVTRAAKRWAPVGAGRRQGMVVAGLAVVVAGVVGLHRAIPNSPGRVGSLVESFLPWAGVAVVLLLVVALVRRSGVALVALLLPVAVWVQGFGGLLLPGDGAGGGRELTVVQHNVSDENPDPAGTARALARAGADLIALEELVMPALSVYEDELGADYPYRAVHGTVGLWSKYPIREAQLVDIKPRDIAEGWSRGLRAVVRTPYGEVAAYVAHLPSVRVGFGGLASSRRDESARLLGDIIRAEDVRTVILLGDLNGTVDDRGLSPLTSQLNTAERGFAFSFPAALPLARIDQVMARSATVGHIRTLPATGSDHLPVAARVTLG from the coding sequence ATGGCGGTGCGGGCAGACGGCGGCGTGACGCGGGCGGCGAAGCGGTGGGCTCCCGTCGGTGCGGGGCGGCGGCAGGGGATGGTGGTCGCCGGGCTCGCCGTCGTCGTGGCCGGGGTGGTGGGCCTTCATCGCGCGATCCCCAACTCCCCCGGGCGGGTGGGCAGTCTGGTGGAGTCGTTCCTGCCGTGGGCCGGGGTCGCCGTCGTACTGCTGCTGGTGGTCGCCCTGGTGCGGCGGTCGGGCGTTGCGCTGGTGGCCCTGCTTCTGCCGGTGGCCGTCTGGGTGCAGGGCTTCGGCGGGCTGCTCCTGCCGGGCGACGGGGCAGGCGGAGGGCGGGAGTTGACCGTCGTACAGCACAACGTCAGTGACGAGAACCCTGATCCGGCGGGGACCGCCCGTGCGCTGGCCCGGGCCGGGGCCGATCTCATTGCGCTGGAGGAGCTGGTGATGCCCGCGCTGTCCGTGTACGAGGACGAGCTCGGGGCCGACTATCCGTACCGCGCCGTCCACGGAACCGTGGGGCTCTGGTCGAAGTACCCGATCAGAGAAGCCCAGTTGGTGGACATCAAGCCTCGGGACATCGCGGAGGGGTGGAGCCGGGGGTTGCGGGCCGTCGTGCGGACGCCGTACGGGGAGGTCGCCGCGTACGTGGCCCATCTGCCCTCGGTACGGGTCGGGTTCGGCGGCCTCGCCTCCTCCCGGCGCGACGAGAGCGCCCGGCTGCTGGGGGACATCATCCGGGCCGAGGACGTGAGGACCGTGATCCTCTTGGGGGACCTCAACGGTACGGTCGACGATCGCGGACTGTCCCCGCTGACCTCGCAGTTGAACACCGCCGAGCGCGGGTTCGCCTTCAGCTTTCCCGCCGCCCTTCCACTGGCCCGGATCGACCAGGTCATGGCCCGGTCCGCCACCGTCGGCCACATCCGTACGCTCCCCGCCACCGGCAGCGACCATCTGCCCGTCGCCGCCCGCGTCACGCTGGGCTGA
- a CDS encoding UDP-N-acetylglucosamine 2-epimerase (non-hydrolyzing), with protein sequence MNAQAVDSRVAVVLGTRPELVKLAEPIRLLGPAARVVHTGQHYDDTLSGNFLDELGLPEPEYLTGVGGQPRAVQVAAALAALDERFAAEPPRAVIVQGDTNAALSGALAANARSIPLIHVEAGLRSHDRAMPEEHNRVVIDRLADILCAATPENRELLLAEGVPDHRIEVTGNTVVEAVHEHLPPQPERTRLLAGLGLTPDAYVLATIHRPENTDDSAVLATVLRELAAIGRTLPVVLPLHPRTRARIEAAGLGPLLDGMTVLAPTGYGTFLALARHAALLVSDSGGIQEETTVLGRPLVVVRRSTERPEAFADFADLVEPGPAIGTAARHRLAEGARGLHRLGTLPSPYGDGTASRRIVDLVTRLPQHRSPLPAPAPEPTLVATAA encoded by the coding sequence ATGAACGCTCAAGCAGTGGACAGCCGTGTCGCCGTCGTGCTCGGAACCCGCCCCGAGCTGGTCAAACTCGCCGAGCCCATCCGTCTGCTCGGCCCGGCCGCCCGGGTCGTGCACACCGGCCAGCACTACGACGACACGCTCTCCGGCAACTTCCTGGACGAGCTCGGGCTGCCCGAGCCGGAGTACCTGACCGGCGTCGGCGGGCAGCCCCGGGCCGTCCAGGTGGCCGCCGCCCTCGCCGCGCTGGACGAACGGTTCGCCGCCGAGCCGCCGCGCGCCGTGATCGTCCAGGGCGACACCAACGCGGCCCTCTCCGGCGCCCTCGCCGCTAACGCCCGCTCGATCCCGCTCATCCACGTCGAGGCGGGCCTGCGCAGCCATGACCGCGCGATGCCCGAGGAACACAACCGGGTGGTCATCGACCGGCTGGCCGACATCCTGTGCGCGGCGACCCCGGAGAACCGGGAACTGCTCCTCGCCGAGGGCGTCCCGGACCACCGCATCGAGGTCACCGGCAACACAGTGGTGGAGGCGGTCCACGAGCACCTTCCCCCGCAGCCCGAGCGGACCCGCCTCCTCGCCGGCCTGGGCCTGACCCCGGACGCGTACGTCCTGGCCACCATCCACCGCCCGGAGAACACCGACGACTCCGCCGTCCTGGCCACCGTCCTGCGCGAGCTGGCCGCGATCGGCCGCACCCTCCCCGTGGTCCTCCCCCTCCACCCGCGCACCCGCGCCCGGATCGAGGCCGCCGGCCTGGGCCCGCTCCTGGACGGGATGACGGTGCTCGCCCCGACCGGCTACGGCACCTTCCTCGCCCTGGCCCGGCACGCCGCGCTCCTGGTCTCGGACTCCGGCGGCATCCAGGAGGAGACCACCGTCCTCGGCCGCCCCCTGGTCGTGGTCCGCCGCTCCACCGAGCGCCCCGAGGCGTTCGCGGACTTCGCCGACCTGGTGGAGCCCGGCCCCGCCATCGGCACCGCGGCCCGCCACCGGCTCGCCGAGGGAGCCCGGGGCCTGCACCGCCTGGGAACCCTGCCCAGCCCGTACGGCGACGGCACCGCCTCCCGCCGCATCGTGGACCTGGTCACCCGCCTGCCCCAGCACCGGTCCCCGCTGCCGGCCCCGGCCCCGGAACCCACGCTGGTGGCAACGGCCGCCTGA
- a CDS encoding transcriptional regulator, giving the protein MPPKPAPEQITELSRLKAFTNPLRMQLYRLLYTAGTATASQLAEQADLAPSLVSYHLRKLAEHGFVAEASGRSTDGRERWWQVASEQGWGFRGSDFADTPEGAAVVGTVTRGIHENRTAQYRTYLDQTAAWGAEWTDAAFSSEWLMDLTPAELAEMNDELQVIARRWRERSKAAQATGDTEGREHVSVHLYGFPFRT; this is encoded by the coding sequence ATGCCTCCGAAGCCCGCGCCCGAGCAGATCACCGAACTCTCCCGTCTGAAAGCCTTCACCAACCCGCTGCGCATGCAGCTCTACCGGCTGCTGTACACCGCCGGCACGGCGACCGCGTCCCAGCTCGCCGAGCAGGCCGATCTGGCGCCGTCGCTGGTCAGTTACCACCTGCGCAAGCTGGCCGAGCACGGGTTCGTGGCCGAGGCGAGCGGCCGGAGCACGGACGGCCGTGAGCGGTGGTGGCAGGTGGCGTCCGAGCAGGGGTGGGGCTTCCGGGGCTCGGACTTCGCGGACACGCCCGAAGGGGCCGCCGTTGTCGGCACGGTGACGCGCGGCATCCACGAGAACCGGACCGCTCAGTACCGGACCTACCTGGACCAGACGGCGGCCTGGGGCGCGGAGTGGACCGACGCCGCCTTCAGTTCGGAGTGGCTGATGGACCTGACGCCCGCGGAACTCGCGGAAATGAACGACGAGTTGCAGGTCATCGCGCGGCGGTGGAGGGAACGCAGCAAGGCTGCCCAGGCGACGGGTGACACGGAGGGGCGGGAGCACGTGTCGGTGCATCTGTACGGGTTCCCGTTCCGGACCTGA
- a CDS encoding glycosyl transferase — protein MAPHLFLYVFPFLLLGGFLVYWAGSRHAYFRRQPTEQGDPTAWDWHFFVPCRDEEAVIATTVDRLRTDFPASHVWVIDDASDDRTGEIVAALAAEDPRIRLVTRRRPEARIGKGAALNAAYDALDARLGEDADRSRAVVCVVDADGRLSPDALAYVSGPDGFGDPEMGGVQIGVRMRNVDDERPRPDRGRVVNAYARLLIRMQDAEFAVSNTGMQLLRCRTGSVGLGGNGQFTRLSALDRIAAAERRPWKQDALLEDYELGLHMRLAGYRVTHIADTWVTQEALPYTRRFLTQRTRWAQGNIQCVRYATRIVGSRHYRAQGVMESLYTFFQPIAHLAVLVLTVVLVSVLVTGFAAGAVLFAAWPLALALGTLSIVPFLLWGPVYRREFAPDRSRAAGVLWGITLWLYAYHLFIVSARGSVRLVRGRTGWAKTRRNAETAVAGPTATES, from the coding sequence TTGGCCCCTCACCTCTTCCTCTATGTCTTCCCCTTCCTCCTGCTCGGCGGCTTCCTCGTCTACTGGGCGGGCTCCCGGCACGCCTACTTCCGGCGTCAGCCCACCGAGCAGGGAGATCCCACCGCGTGGGACTGGCACTTCTTCGTGCCCTGCCGGGACGAGGAGGCCGTGATCGCGACGACGGTCGACCGGTTGCGGACCGACTTCCCCGCCTCGCACGTCTGGGTCATCGACGACGCCAGTGACGACCGTACGGGCGAGATCGTGGCCGCCCTCGCCGCGGAGGACCCGAGGATCAGGCTGGTCACCCGGCGTCGGCCCGAGGCCCGCATCGGGAAGGGCGCGGCGCTCAACGCCGCCTACGACGCGCTCGACGCACGGCTGGGCGAGGACGCGGACCGTTCGCGGGCGGTCGTCTGCGTGGTGGACGCCGACGGCAGGCTGTCGCCGGACGCCCTGGCGTACGTGAGCGGCCCGGACGGGTTCGGTGACCCGGAGATGGGCGGCGTACAGATCGGCGTACGGATGCGGAACGTGGACGACGAGCGCCCGCGGCCCGACCGTGGCCGGGTCGTCAACGCGTACGCGCGGCTGCTGATCCGGATGCAGGACGCGGAGTTCGCGGTGTCCAACACGGGGATGCAGCTGCTGCGGTGCCGGACCGGTTCGGTCGGCCTCGGCGGCAACGGCCAGTTCACCCGCCTCTCCGCGCTCGACCGGATCGCCGCCGCCGAGCGCCGCCCCTGGAAACAGGACGCGCTCCTGGAGGACTACGAGCTGGGCCTGCACATGCGGCTGGCCGGATACCGGGTCACCCACATCGCCGACACCTGGGTCACACAGGAGGCGCTGCCCTACACCCGGCGCTTCCTGACCCAGCGCACCCGCTGGGCCCAGGGCAACATCCAGTGCGTGCGGTACGCGACCCGCATCGTCGGCTCGCGCCACTACCGGGCCCAGGGCGTCATGGAGTCGCTCTACACCTTCTTCCAGCCGATCGCCCACCTCGCGGTCCTCGTGCTGACCGTGGTGCTCGTCTCCGTCCTCGTCACCGGCTTCGCCGCCGGCGCCGTCCTGTTCGCCGCCTGGCCGCTCGCGCTGGCGCTCGGCACCCTGTCGATCGTGCCGTTCCTGCTCTGGGGCCCGGTCTACCGCCGTGAGTTCGCCCCGGACCGCTCACGCGCCGCCGGAGTGCTGTGGGGCATCACGCTGTGGCTGTACGCCTACCACCTGTTCATCGTCTCCGCCCGAGGCTCCGTACGACTCGTACGCGGCCGGACCGGCTGGGCGAAGACCCGCCGCAACGCGGAGACGGCGGTGGCCGGGCCTACCGCTACAGAGAGCTGA
- a CDS encoding helicase: MPNNMSDEAPVAGLYESLITHRLAERMKQLDSTGWRSIDASVGTESAPHVLSRHIGATVRQVLQGLSPAEQVIAANHILESLNTIEGATEWVDLVTDGPRQLLAVAEQEAPGVYAIRPATPLSETALITNAPEDPSLGFELRAELATADRVDLLCAFVKWHGLRVLEKSLSSARERGIPIRVLTTTYIGATERRALDRLVRDFGAEVKVNYELRSTRLHAKAWLFRRDSGFDTAYVGSSNLSKAALLDGLEWNVRLSSVATPSVIRKFEATFDAYWSEPAFESYDPDKDAQRLDDALSRAGGSGRPGSTSITLSGLEVRPYPHQRDMLERLEVERTVHDRHRNLLVAATGTGKTVMAALDYKRLRQTLGRDPRLLFVAHRKEILEQSLRVYQNVLIDANFGELLFSGEIPHRWNHVFASVQSLTAQALDRIAPDHFDVIVIDEFHHGTSPTYRKIMDHFRPQELLGLTATPERMDGLNIQDEFFDGRIAAEMRLWEALENELLSPFHYFGVTDNTDMSAVTWKRGAYDSTALSNLFTGNNARARLVVQAVKDKVTDPGSMRALGFCVSVAHAHFMADFFQRAGLNAVALSGETPSHDRKTALDDLRSGALQVIFSVDLFNEGLDIPDVDTLLLLRPTSSATVFLQQLGRGLRRTEDKAVLTVLDFIGQHRKEFRFEEQFRALTNLTRNRLLNNIEQDFPQLPSGCQIILETKAKERIIDNIRTQIAVNVTQLAREVASYATPRLADFLKESGRELKELYRGNGNSWTGLLRRAKLMDAVGPEGEQPLLKRVSAFLHVDDPLRVAAYSKLLADDAPPYDELSEQEQGYARMFFFSLWPLGEGFSSYQAGLDSLRHQHAFRDELRQVLAHALERADHVPVPLLGTHAAIPLTIHASYSREEILPALGQAAVDGFKPGHFREGVKWCENIQTDALFVTLEKDEKDFSPETRYKDYALNDFLFHWESQNQTSEKSPTGVRYQTHKEKGTHILLFVRRYKKTDIGGPQPWMLMGPAEYVKHTGSNPMAIEWKLFQQIPADVLTYSAIAAG, translated from the coding sequence ATGCCCAACAACATGTCGGACGAAGCACCAGTTGCTGGGCTCTATGAATCGCTCATCACCCATCGGCTCGCTGAACGGATGAAGCAGCTCGACTCCACGGGCTGGCGCTCCATCGACGCGTCGGTCGGTACGGAATCGGCGCCTCACGTGCTCTCTCGCCATATCGGCGCCACCGTGCGGCAGGTACTCCAGGGCCTCTCCCCTGCCGAACAGGTGATTGCGGCCAATCACATCCTGGAATCGCTCAACACGATCGAAGGTGCGACAGAGTGGGTCGATCTCGTCACCGATGGGCCGCGCCAACTGCTAGCCGTCGCGGAACAGGAAGCTCCAGGCGTCTACGCCATACGCCCAGCCACACCGTTGTCCGAGACGGCACTCATCACGAACGCTCCCGAGGACCCCAGCCTGGGATTCGAGCTGCGCGCCGAGCTGGCCACAGCTGACCGCGTCGACCTCCTCTGCGCATTCGTGAAATGGCACGGGCTTCGCGTCCTGGAGAAGTCTCTGTCGTCGGCGCGCGAGCGCGGCATTCCCATCCGCGTACTCACGACGACCTACATCGGCGCGACCGAACGCCGCGCTCTGGACCGGCTGGTGCGGGACTTTGGCGCCGAGGTGAAAGTTAACTACGAGCTCCGGTCCACGCGCCTCCACGCCAAAGCATGGCTTTTCCGGCGTGACAGCGGTTTTGACACGGCGTACGTCGGCAGCTCGAACCTCTCCAAAGCTGCGCTCCTGGACGGGCTCGAGTGGAACGTCCGCCTCTCCTCCGTCGCAACGCCTTCAGTGATCCGCAAGTTCGAGGCGACCTTCGACGCCTACTGGAGTGAGCCCGCTTTCGAGTCGTACGACCCTGACAAGGACGCACAGCGGCTAGACGACGCTTTGTCCCGTGCGGGTGGCAGCGGCCGTCCCGGATCTACGAGCATCACCCTTTCCGGCCTAGAGGTCCGCCCGTACCCCCACCAACGGGACATGCTCGAACGCCTCGAAGTCGAACGCACCGTGCACGATCGCCACCGGAATCTCCTCGTCGCAGCTACGGGGACCGGGAAGACCGTCATGGCGGCACTGGACTACAAGCGCCTACGCCAGACACTGGGGCGGGACCCGCGCCTGCTCTTCGTAGCGCACCGCAAGGAAATCCTTGAACAGTCCTTGCGCGTTTACCAGAACGTCCTCATCGACGCGAACTTCGGCGAGCTGCTGTTCAGTGGCGAGATCCCCCATCGGTGGAACCACGTGTTCGCCAGTGTCCAGTCACTCACCGCGCAGGCTCTGGATCGCATCGCCCCCGACCACTTCGATGTGATCGTGATCGACGAGTTCCATCACGGCACGTCACCCACCTATCGCAAGATCATGGACCACTTCCGGCCCCAAGAGCTTCTGGGCCTGACAGCCACCCCGGAACGCATGGATGGATTGAACATCCAGGACGAGTTCTTCGATGGCCGGATCGCGGCGGAGATGCGGCTCTGGGAGGCGTTGGAGAACGAGCTCCTCAGCCCCTTCCACTACTTCGGTGTCACCGACAACACGGACATGAGCGCTGTCACATGGAAGCGCGGAGCCTACGACTCCACGGCGCTAAGCAATCTATTCACGGGCAACAACGCACGAGCTCGACTTGTGGTGCAGGCAGTAAAGGACAAGGTCACCGACCCCGGCTCCATGCGCGCCCTGGGGTTCTGCGTATCAGTCGCACACGCGCACTTCATGGCTGACTTCTTCCAACGCGCGGGGCTGAACGCTGTCGCCCTGTCCGGCGAGACTCCATCGCACGATCGCAAAACCGCACTTGACGACCTGCGCTCCGGAGCGCTCCAAGTCATCTTCTCCGTCGACCTGTTCAACGAGGGGCTCGACATCCCCGACGTCGACACCTTGCTCCTCCTGCGCCCTACCTCCAGCGCCACCGTCTTCCTTCAGCAGTTGGGCCGTGGCTTGCGACGCACGGAGGACAAAGCCGTCCTCACGGTCTTGGACTTCATCGGCCAGCACCGCAAGGAGTTCCGCTTCGAGGAGCAGTTCCGCGCCCTGACGAACCTGACCCGTAACCGCCTCCTCAACAACATCGAGCAAGACTTCCCGCAACTGCCATCTGGCTGCCAGATCATCCTTGAGACAAAGGCCAAGGAACGGATCATTGACAACATCCGCACGCAGATCGCGGTCAACGTCACGCAGTTGGCCCGCGAGGTCGCTTCCTACGCGACACCGCGCCTCGCGGACTTCCTCAAAGAGAGCGGCCGGGAACTCAAAGAGCTCTACCGTGGCAACGGAAACTCATGGACGGGTCTCTTGCGCCGAGCGAAGCTCATGGACGCGGTCGGCCCTGAAGGCGAGCAGCCTCTCCTCAAGCGGGTCTCCGCCTTCCTTCATGTCGACGACCCACTGCGCGTTGCGGCCTACAGCAAACTGCTAGCCGATGATGCCCCTCCCTACGACGAACTCAGCGAACAGGAACAGGGCTACGCCCGCATGTTCTTCTTCTCGCTCTGGCCGTTGGGAGAGGGCTTCTCCAGCTACCAAGCCGGGCTGGACTCGCTCCGCCATCAGCACGCGTTCCGTGACGAGCTGCGCCAAGTGCTCGCCCATGCCCTAGAGCGAGCCGACCACGTTCCAGTACCGCTCCTCGGGACGCACGCCGCCATCCCGCTGACCATCCACGCTTCCTACAGCCGCGAAGAGATCCTCCCTGCACTGGGCCAAGCCGCCGTGGACGGATTCAAGCCGGGGCACTTCCGCGAGGGGGTGAAGTGGTGCGAGAACATCCAGACCGATGCCCTGTTCGTCACGCTTGAGAAGGACGAGAAGGACTTCTCACCCGAGACTCGCTACAAGGACTACGCCCTCAACGATTTCCTCTTCCATTGGGAGTCGCAGAACCAGACATCGGAGAAGTCCCCCACAGGGGTTCGCTATCAGACCCACAAGGAGAAGGGCACGCACATCCTTCTCTTTGTGCGCCGATACAAGAAGACGGATATCGGAGGCCCTCAGCCGTGGATGCTCATGGGGCCGGCGGAGTACGTCAAGCACACGGGCAGCAATCCCATGGCGATTGAGTGGAAGCTCTTCCAGCAGATTCCGGCCGATGTCTTGACCTACTCGGCCATCGCTGCTGGCTAA
- a CDS encoding MFS transporter has product MSTAENAPPKAPLPAPAPTPAAPPRPAHRDANVLRWLAAYTISLIGDSIYFVALGWSAQKVAGPTEVGLVMAAGALPRALLMLGGGVAADRFGLRRIVLGSDAVRCVLILAVAAGVAVTAPAVWLLVALALAFGVVDALFVPAVGALPPRITSPDQLARVTGMRTLSMRVSQIAGPPLGGLAMGVGGASAAFAAAGLLFALSLPLLLAVRLRPLGAAAEASDVRGDATGDTAPASASAPASAPGVRDTPDPAPGNAWQDLLGGLRYIRGHRLIGPLIAVTAISELGLTGTLNVGMLLLNGERGWGPSGYGWIVSGFGAGATVGAVLLTVIGRLPRAGLTMTGTLLAGCAGAAAIALVPTLPYAVALAAAVGLAMGICGTLANALVQTAADPAYLGRVTSVVMLTTVGLAPLSYPAVGAAIGVWGVAPVFIGCGVFGSVGVGVALVSGAVRSAELAR; this is encoded by the coding sequence GTGTCCACAGCAGAGAACGCCCCACCCAAGGCACCGCTCCCCGCCCCGGCTCCGACCCCCGCCGCGCCACCCCGCCCGGCCCACCGCGACGCCAACGTGCTGCGCTGGCTTGCCGCGTACACCATCTCGCTGATCGGCGACAGCATCTACTTCGTCGCCCTCGGCTGGTCGGCGCAGAAGGTCGCCGGTCCCACGGAGGTCGGCCTGGTCATGGCAGCCGGGGCACTGCCGCGCGCGCTCCTCATGCTGGGCGGTGGCGTGGCGGCCGACCGGTTCGGGCTGCGCAGGATCGTCCTCGGCAGCGACGCCGTACGGTGCGTGCTCATCCTCGCGGTGGCGGCCGGGGTCGCGGTCACCGCACCCGCCGTATGGCTCCTGGTGGCGCTGGCCCTCGCGTTCGGCGTGGTGGACGCGCTGTTCGTACCCGCCGTCGGGGCGCTCCCGCCACGCATCACGAGCCCGGACCAACTGGCCCGCGTCACCGGCATGCGTACGCTGTCGATGCGGGTCAGCCAGATCGCGGGGCCGCCCCTGGGCGGCCTGGCCATGGGGGTGGGCGGCGCGTCGGCCGCGTTCGCCGCCGCGGGGCTGCTGTTCGCGCTGTCACTGCCGCTGCTGCTGGCGGTACGGCTGCGCCCGTTGGGGGCGGCGGCCGAGGCTTCGGACGTACGGGGCGACGCGACGGGCGACACGGCACCGGCATCGGCATCGGCACCGGCATCGGCACCGGGCGTACGGGACACACCGGACCCGGCCCCCGGCAACGCCTGGCAGGACCTCCTCGGCGGTCTCCGTTACATCCGCGGCCACCGCCTCATCGGCCCGCTCATCGCGGTGACCGCCATCAGCGAGCTCGGCCTCACCGGAACCCTCAACGTCGGCATGCTGCTGCTCAACGGCGAGCGGGGCTGGGGGCCTTCGGGGTACGGCTGGATCGTCAGCGGCTTCGGCGCGGGGGCCACCGTAGGGGCCGTCCTGCTCACCGTCATCGGCCGACTCCCCCGGGCCGGGCTGACGATGACCGGAACCCTGCTCGCCGGATGCGCGGGCGCGGCGGCCATCGCCCTGGTCCCGACCCTGCCGTACGCCGTGGCGCTGGCCGCGGCCGTGGGACTGGCCATGGGCATCTGCGGCACCCTGGCCAACGCCCTCGTCCAGACGGCCGCCGACCCCGCATACCTGGGCCGGGTCACCTCGGTCGTCATGCTCACCACGGTGGGCCTGGCCCCGCTGAGCTACCCGGCGGTCGGGGCCGCGATCGGGGTGTGGGGAGTGGCACCGGTGTTCATCGGGTGCGGGGTGTTCGGGAGCGTGGGGGTGGGGGTTGCCCTGGTGTCGGGGGCGGTGCGGTCGGCGGAGCTGGCTCGGTAG